In one Candidatus Krumholzibacteriia bacterium genomic region, the following are encoded:
- a CDS encoding HAMP domain-containing histidine kinase: MDIRTADDRTATIEALLNDARIEANALRLRLERYRRIIASTRLIMGHELKKPTSAISGYLQLAREDVQRAGLSEALSFIDKARAECDLLNELNAFYLDLLKVDGGNGDPTAERLNVAEVIEEAVHQIPDELRPRTRVKINMPDALPPATINRNALKLVVLNLLENGLSYSPENSVVGLELEVSKDMRGVSDDDLIKIRVTDEGKGIAPEDIKRIFMPFVRLDEATTSGSGLGLTLVRSLVDMCGGDVSIRSEEGKGTTVYVTLPLSVVNRWAGVVSP, encoded by the coding sequence ATGGACATTCGCACCGCAGACGACAGGACCGCGACCATCGAGGCGCTGCTCAACGACGCGCGCATCGAGGCCAACGCGCTGCGCCTGCGCCTGGAGCGCTACCGGCGCATCATCGCGTCGACGCGGCTCATCATGGGGCACGAGCTGAAGAAGCCGACCTCGGCCATCAGTGGCTACCTGCAGCTGGCGCGCGAAGACGTGCAGCGCGCCGGCCTGTCCGAGGCGCTGTCCTTCATCGACAAGGCGCGCGCCGAGTGCGACCTGCTCAACGAACTCAACGCGTTCTACCTGGACCTGCTCAAGGTGGACGGTGGTAACGGCGATCCGACCGCCGAGCGGTTGAACGTCGCCGAGGTCATCGAGGAGGCCGTGCACCAGATTCCCGACGAGCTGCGGCCGCGCACGCGCGTAAAGATCAACATGCCGGACGCGCTGCCGCCCGCGACCATCAACCGCAATGCGCTCAAGCTGGTGGTGCTGAACCTGCTGGAAAACGGTCTGAGCTACTCGCCGGAGAACAGCGTCGTCGGCCTGGAGCTGGAAGTAAGCAAAGACATGCGCGGCGTGTCGGATGACGATCTCATCAAGATTCGCGTGACCGACGAGGGCAAGGGCATTGCGCCGGAAGACATCAAGCGCATCTTCATGCCCTTCGTTCGCCTCGACGAAGCCACAACCAGCGGCTCGGGGCTGGGACTGACACTGGTGCGCAGCCTGGTCGACATGTGTGGGGGAGACGTGTCGATTCGAAGTGAGGAAGGCAAAGGAACGACGGTCTACGTAACGCTCCCGCTCTCCGTCGTAAACCGGTGGGCGGGGGTGGTGTCGCCGTGA